In Flavobacterium sp. CBA20B-1, one DNA window encodes the following:
- a CDS encoding outer membrane beta-barrel family protein produces the protein MKKIQSILALVFLLLSIHSFAQNIQLKGKVTNEKKEPITDLTVYLSKVKDSTLIQYATTDALGSFAMDLKAVEEPSFLTFSIIGFKDKIEKFDQLNQSKDLGEIVMTTDSDLLSEIVIVTDAPIRVKNDTLEFNASSFKVRPDANVEALLKELPGVEIDANKKITVNGKEVSQILVNGKPFFNTDGSIALQNLPADLIKKVQVTDFKTKSEEFSGRKAKSDNASINLTIDDDKNKGLMAKLSAGIGSIIDDSNRYESSGLINYFQGNRKISVLASSNNINSEGFSMDELFDNMGGGRSQFLSFGSRSGGPFGFGSGTGITRTHMAGFNYSDQFFEDLETNASYYFKDTQNKNNNRSRVINLLPDGDFITESVSQRLNNNTNHNADLRLEYKLNPSTKIFVSPVITANTNELASNSTSASTDGEGNLLNENTEKSFSTTDSFTFKNAIEFNKKFNDKGKNLSVTLENDHSKTTGLGNTNSATLFYQDERPNDIRNQEEQSRSTDDIYSITTEYSQPISEKAFIDFGYTFEHNNQTDRLNTFNFNESTNTFTDFNDRLSNETHTNIVTNTPYVGMNFNSDKIDWFVNSGVNIANFNASAFYMNNNYSVDRKFVAPYIRSNFRYKLDKSKNFNVGYNYNVNNPNATQILPYERLNDPLQTFIGNENLDQVRYHSLRLGFRNYNFQLRSGWSVFLNGSYYDSQIVSFTLFDENRKRTTTYENVAGAFNANLFFHWNKSHKFNEHTIRYGTGTQLSLDKQKGFANGVLYDANGFTFTPNIYGSWDYGELFTIAPSYNVSFNNTKYTNFQLQETSFVRHNLMLQTTTYWPENFTWGNDFSYTYNSNIAPGFQRDFFLWNTAISYTFLNKALTAKVKVYDLLNQNIGTSRTISPTAIIDQENTVLERYVMFSVTWKFNQFGNSSNNRNRGSRMMMPGRMREL, from the coding sequence ATGAAAAAAATACAATCCATACTTGCTTTGGTCTTTTTGCTGTTATCAATCCACAGTTTTGCACAAAACATTCAACTGAAAGGAAAGGTTACCAACGAAAAAAAAGAACCAATTACCGATTTAACGGTGTATCTATCCAAAGTAAAAGATTCTACATTAATCCAATATGCTACTACCGATGCTTTGGGCAGTTTTGCTATGGATTTAAAAGCGGTGGAAGAACCCTCTTTCCTCACTTTTTCAATCATTGGTTTTAAGGATAAAATCGAAAAATTTGACCAATTAAATCAATCAAAAGATTTAGGAGAAATCGTAATGACAACCGATTCGGACTTGCTTTCGGAAATTGTGATTGTGACCGATGCTCCGATTCGGGTAAAAAACGATACATTGGAATTCAACGCTTCATCGTTTAAAGTACGCCCAGATGCCAATGTGGAAGCATTGCTGAAAGAATTACCTGGCGTAGAAATTGATGCCAACAAAAAAATAACGGTAAACGGAAAAGAAGTAAGCCAAATTTTGGTAAACGGCAAACCATTTTTTAATACCGACGGAAGCATTGCCTTGCAAAATTTACCTGCCGATTTAATTAAAAAAGTTCAAGTTACCGACTTTAAAACCAAAAGTGAAGAATTTTCGGGCAGAAAAGCAAAAAGCGACAACGCCAGCATTAACCTTACCATAGACGATGATAAAAACAAAGGTTTAATGGCGAAATTAAGTGCAGGTATAGGAAGCATTATTGATGACAGCAACCGATACGAAAGCAGCGGTTTGATTAATTATTTTCAAGGAAATCGGAAAATTTCGGTTTTAGCATCGAGCAACAACATCAATTCTGAAGGTTTTTCTATGGATGAATTGTTTGATAATATGGGCGGCGGTCGCAGTCAGTTTTTAAGTTTTGGAAGTCGTTCAGGCGGTCCATTTGGCTTTGGAAGCGGCACCGGAATTACACGAACCCACATGGCTGGTTTTAACTATTCAGATCAATTTTTTGAAGATTTGGAAACCAATGCCAGTTATTATTTTAAAGATACCCAAAACAAAAACAACAACCGCTCACGTGTTATCAATTTGTTGCCCGATGGCGATTTTATCACCGAATCGGTATCACAACGTTTAAACAACAACACCAACCACAATGCAGATCTTCGGTTAGAATATAAACTAAACCCTAGTACTAAAATATTTGTGAGCCCGGTTATCACGGCAAACACCAATGAATTGGCATCAAACAGCACCTCAGCATCTACCGACGGCGAGGGAAATTTATTGAATGAAAACACCGAAAAATCGTTTTCAACAACCGATAGTTTCACTTTTAAAAACGCAATAGAATTCAACAAAAAGTTTAATGACAAAGGAAAAAACCTCAGCGTAACGCTCGAAAACGACCATTCTAAAACAACCGGCTTGGGCAATACCAACTCTGCAACGCTGTTTTATCAAGACGAACGCCCAAATGATATTCGTAACCAAGAAGAACAATCGAGAAGCACTGATGATATATATAGTATCACCACAGAATATTCTCAACCTATTAGCGAAAAAGCGTTTATTGATTTTGGTTACACCTTTGAACACAACAACCAAACAGACCGACTGAACACGTTTAATTTTAACGAAAGCACCAATACTTTTACCGATTTTAACGACCGATTGTCTAATGAAACCCATACCAATATTGTAACCAATACACCTTATGTGGGCATGAACTTTAATTCAGACAAAATAGATTGGTTTGTGAATTCTGGAGTGAATATCGCCAATTTCAACGCATCTGCTTTTTATATGAACAACAATTATTCGGTAGATAGAAAATTTGTAGCACCTTACATTCGCAGTAATTTTAGATACAAATTAGACAAAAGCAAAAATTTTAATGTGGGATACAACTACAATGTAAACAACCCCAATGCAACCCAAATTTTGCCTTACGAACGCTTAAACGATCCTTTGCAAACCTTTATTGGAAATGAAAATTTAGATCAGGTGCGCTATCACTCGTTGCGTTTAGGTTTTAGAAATTACAATTTTCAATTGCGCTCGGGATGGAGTGTTTTTCTAAACGGAAGCTATTACGACTCACAAATTGTTTCGTTTACGCTTTTCGATGAAAACCGCAAGCGTACCACTACTTATGAAAACGTTGCGGGTGCTTTTAACGCCAATTTGTTTTTTCATTGGAACAAATCGCACAAATTCAACGAACACACCATTCGCTACGGAACAGGCACGCAACTTTCGTTAGACAAACAAAAGGGGTTTGCAAACGGCGTGTTGTATGATGCAAACGGTTTCACATTTACGCCAAACATCTATGGTTCTTGGGATTACGGCGAATTGTTTACCATAGCTCCTTCTTACAATGTATCGTTTAACAACACCAAATACACCAATTTTCAACTGCAAGAAACAAGTTTTGTGCGCCACAATTTAATGTTGCAAACAACGACCTATTGGCCTGAAAATTTCACTTGGGGAAATGATTTCAGCTACACGTACAACAGCAATATTGCACCAGGTTTTCAAAGAGATTTCTTTTTGTGGAACACTGCCATTTCGTATACATTCTTGAATAAAGCATTAACTGCAAAAGTGAAAGTGTACGATTTGTTGAATCAGAATATCGGAACATCAAGAACTATTAGCCCCACAGCAATTATCGATCAGGAAAATACCGTTTTAGAACGATACGTAATGTTTTCGGTCACATGGAAATTCAACCAGTTTGGAAATTCATCAAACAACAGAAATCGCGGCAGTCGCATGATGATGCCAGGCAGAATGCGGGAATTGTAA
- a CDS encoding outer membrane beta-barrel protein yields MKHLLAICALLCSTFLYAQKIEVKGKITTVEKKPIEAATVYLSTVKDSTLIDYTITDISGDFSIPIKKTNEPLFLTVSYLGYEDYAKKLEDLKESLNLGTISLQTASDVLDELVITTDAAPIRVKKDTLEFNAASFKVRPDATVKELLEQLPGVEVDVDGKIKVNGKEVNNVLVNGKPFFGADGKVAIENLPKDIINKVQITDTKTKEEKITGSKATSDSKTINLTIDEDKNKGLFGRFIAGYGTDDRYESSLLFNYFKNDFKISVLGSSNNINSQGFSTNEIMDNMSGGRNSYSTWSDDGSFSINGFAFGGQKGISQTDMIGVNYSDNWGKKNKVSMNYLFNEVENNNENKSRIENLLPNNKFVTESTSDLKSKSANHTFNYDIEMELDSLTTLTIVPILKRGISTNRTNSASETRNELGALLNQSNSKDFLNVDTYSFENELLIARRFKRKGRSISLGLENRNTNNETYQLKNSAALFFQSQAADDIRNQEIQSTKHTDEYTINAVYREPINNTQSLIFRYTSTWTNEYQGRGTFDFNNMSNDFSVFNDLLSFSNSLKGTRVAPSVGYQINTDKVWFNLSAGTTFNNYDVSSFYNNVHYLNNRFDILPKINASTSIEVGKSKRVYANYSYNESSPFLNQLLEYEDLSNPLFISKGNKDLQTSQEHSIYLNFNNYDWQSRSGYYAYAGGSYNPRSTGTTQSFDENFVARSSFINVYDTYNYWSGISYNKSYNLTDKNKLSISAGFNVDGDLNKGSLNEVAYTANRTSFGPRVNVTLDFDKKLTIQPSYTYSIDKTNYKNFTIDQANFFRHKAGLMITSYMPKNVVFGSDVMYQYNSNLSSAFRKDFLLWNASLGYNFFNERFLAKVKVYDILNQNQSIRRIVSPTTISDTQDTILRQYVMFSLTYKLERFAGKKKSNHFIIEE; encoded by the coding sequence ATGAAACATCTTTTAGCCATTTGCGCCCTCTTGTGTAGTACGTTTTTATATGCACAAAAAATAGAAGTAAAAGGAAAAATCACCACCGTTGAAAAAAAACCCATTGAAGCAGCAACGGTTTACCTATCCACTGTAAAAGATTCCACTTTAATTGATTATACCATTACCGATATTTCGGGCGATTTTTCAATTCCGATAAAAAAAACAAACGAACCTCTTTTCTTAACGGTTTCCTATTTGGGCTACGAAGATTATGCTAAAAAATTAGAAGATTTAAAAGAATCTTTGAATTTAGGAACCATTTCGTTGCAAACCGCCAGCGATGTGTTAGATGAATTGGTAATTACAACCGATGCCGCACCCATTCGGGTAAAAAAAGACACCTTAGAGTTCAATGCTGCTTCATTCAAAGTGCGACCAGATGCTACTGTAAAAGAGCTTTTGGAGCAGTTACCTGGTGTGGAGGTAGATGTGGACGGTAAAATAAAGGTAAACGGCAAGGAAGTGAACAATGTTCTAGTAAACGGAAAACCATTTTTTGGTGCCGATGGAAAAGTAGCTATTGAAAATTTACCGAAAGACATCATTAATAAAGTACAAATTACCGATACCAAAACCAAAGAAGAAAAAATTACAGGCTCTAAAGCCACAAGCGACTCCAAAACCATTAATCTTACCATTGATGAAGACAAAAACAAAGGTCTTTTTGGTAGATTTATTGCCGGATATGGAACAGATGACCGGTACGAATCATCGCTCTTATTCAATTATTTTAAAAATGATTTTAAGATTAGCGTTTTGGGTTCGTCTAACAATATCAATTCTCAAGGTTTTTCAACCAACGAAATCATGGATAATATGTCGGGTGGCAGAAACAGTTACTCTACATGGAGCGACGATGGATCGTTCTCTATCAACGGTTTCGCTTTTGGTGGTCAGAAAGGAATCAGCCAAACCGATATGATTGGGGTAAACTACAGCGATAATTGGGGCAAAAAAAATAAAGTGAGTATGAACTATCTTTTTAACGAGGTAGAAAACAACAACGAAAACAAATCTCGCATTGAAAATCTGCTTCCCAATAATAAATTTGTTACCGAATCTACATCCGACCTTAAATCGAAATCGGCCAACCACACCTTCAATTACGATATTGAAATGGAATTGGATTCTCTAACAACACTTACAATAGTTCCTATTTTAAAAAGAGGCATCAGCACCAATCGAACCAATAGCGCAAGCGAAACTAGAAATGAATTGGGTGCCCTTTTAAACCAATCAAATAGCAAAGATTTTTTAAACGTGGATACTTACAGTTTTGAAAACGAATTGCTAATTGCACGCCGATTTAAAAGAAAAGGAAGAAGCATTAGTTTAGGTTTAGAAAACAGAAACACGAACAACGAAACCTATCAGTTAAAGAATTCAGCGGCTCTTTTCTTTCAATCACAAGCTGCAGATGATATTCGAAACCAAGAAATACAGTCCACAAAACATACCGATGAATATACCATTAACGCCGTTTACCGAGAGCCTATTAACAACACTCAATCCTTAATATTCAGATATACATCAACTTGGACAAACGAATATCAAGGCAGAGGTACTTTTGATTTTAATAATATGAGCAATGACTTTTCTGTTTTTAACGATTTACTTTCGTTTTCAAATAGTTTAAAAGGTACACGAGTGGCTCCTAGTGTTGGCTATCAAATCAATACGGATAAAGTGTGGTTTAATTTATCGGCAGGAACTACTTTTAACAACTACGATGTATCTTCCTTTTATAACAACGTTCATTATTTAAACAACAGATTTGATATTTTGCCAAAAATCAATGCAAGTACCAGTATCGAAGTTGGAAAATCAAAACGAGTTTATGCCAATTATTCTTACAACGAAAGCAGCCCTTTTTTAAATCAATTGTTAGAATACGAAGATTTATCCAATCCGTTATTTATATCAAAAGGAAACAAAGATTTGCAAACTTCCCAAGAACATAGTATCTATCTTAATTTCAACAACTATGATTGGCAATCCCGATCGGGTTATTATGCATATGCCGGAGGTTCCTATAACCCACGCTCAACGGGAACTACGCAATCGTTTGATGAAAATTTCGTGGCGAGATCGAGCTTCATAAATGTATATGACACCTATAATTATTGGTCGGGAATTAGTTATAACAAAAGTTATAATTTAACCGATAAAAACAAATTGTCTATAAGTGCGGGGTTCAATGTAGATGGTGATTTGAACAAAGGATCTTTAAACGAAGTGGCTTACACAGCAAATAGAACCAGTTTTGGTCCAAGAGTGAATGTCACTTTAGATTTTGATAAGAAATTAACCATTCAACCCAGCTATACCTATAGCATTGACAAAACCAATTATAAGAATTTCACCATTGATCAAGCCAATTTTTTCAGGCACAAAGCAGGTTTAATGATTACGTCATACATGCCTAAAAATGTTGTCTTTGGAAGCGATGTAATGTACCAATACAACTCTAACCTTTCCAGCGCTTTCAGAAAAGATTTCTTGCTTTGGAATGCCAGTTTAGGTTACAACTTTTTTAACGAACGTTTTTTGGCGAAAGTAAAAGTATATGATATTTTAAATCAAAACCAAAGCATTCGAAGAATTGTTTCACCAACAACTATTTCAGACACGCAAGACACCATTTTAAGACAATATGTAATGTTTTCTTTAACCTACAAACTGGAACGATTTGCAGGAAAAAAGAAAAGCAACCACTTCATAATTGAAGAGTGA
- a CDS encoding glucosaminidase domain-containing protein encodes MKKVLSVLFTGLILMSCNAAHSTKVREKIAKEYGNGDDKKKKVVVKTRSEVKKEQAPIAETKPAKPAKPLLEKQQNETLVATSKIHVSKNTIEDYINLYADAAMQSMKIYGIPASIKLAQGILESGSGNGTLCRTANNHFGIKCKEEWTGETVSHSDDKANECFRKYASAMDSYNDHSEFLANRVYYKNLFTLDKSDYHAWANGLKKAGYATDPRYPQKLIDIIERYKLYEFDQKVLGVNHAFAVKKAEEIVATKFIGQAQTYTVQAGDTLYGICQKFNSSVDEIKRINNLSSNTISVGQTIRIQ; translated from the coding sequence ATGAAGAAAGTTTTATCTGTACTATTTACAGGATTGATTTTAATGAGTTGCAACGCAGCACATTCAACCAAAGTAAGAGAAAAGATTGCCAAAGAATACGGAAATGGTGATGATAAAAAGAAAAAGGTGGTGGTGAAAACCCGATCAGAGGTTAAAAAAGAACAAGCACCCATAGCGGAAACCAAACCTGCAAAACCTGCAAAACCATTACTTGAAAAACAGCAAAACGAAACATTAGTTGCCACTTCTAAGATCCATGTTTCAAAAAACACCATCGAAGATTATATTAATTTGTATGCCGATGCCGCCATGCAAAGTATGAAAATTTACGGAATTCCTGCAAGTATAAAACTGGCACAAGGTATTTTAGAATCGGGTTCAGGAAATGGAACATTGTGCCGAACTGCCAATAACCATTTTGGAATTAAATGCAAAGAAGAATGGACAGGCGAAACCGTTTCACACTCTGACGATAAAGCCAATGAATGTTTTAGAAAATATGCCTCGGCAATGGATTCGTACAACGACCATTCAGAGTTTTTAGCCAATAGAGTGTACTACAAAAATTTGTTCACATTAGATAAAAGCGACTATCATGCGTGGGCAAATGGTTTGAAAAAAGCCGGATACGCAACCGATCCCCGTTATCCACAAAAATTAATAGATATTATTGAACGCTACAAACTGTATGAGTTTGATCAAAAAGTTTTAGGTGTAAACCACGCGTTTGCTGTAAAAAAAGCAGAAGAAATTGTAGCAACAAAATTCATAGGTCAAGCACAAACTTACACTGTGCAAGCAGGGGATACGTTGTATGGCATTTGTCAAAAGTTCAACTCGTCTGTAGATGAAATAAAACGTATCAATAACTTGTCTAGCAACACCATATCGGTTGGACAAACTATAAGAATTCAATAA
- a CDS encoding 1-aminocyclopropane-1-carboxylate deaminase/D-cysteine desulfhydrase gives MIQPQQASFNQKITIPNNFGIEVYVKREDVLHTEISGNKFRKLKYNLEEAKRLGFTKLLTFGGAYSNHIAAVAAAGRDFGFETIGVIRGEELQEKYTKNPTLKKAEKDGMQFQFVTRTQYREKNNGAYLADLKQKYGDFYLIPEGGTNDLAVKGCEEILTSEDKMFDIICCAVGTGGTISGIINSLQPHQKAIGFPALKGDFLQEDIKKHAKNSQWNLVTDYHFGGYAKINDDLKQFMKQFFKKYLISLDPVYTSKVFFGVIDLISKGYFKSDSKILIIHTGGLQGLQSNIAEI, from the coding sequence ATGATACAGCCACAACAAGCATCTTTTAACCAAAAAATAACTATTCCGAATAATTTTGGGATCGAGGTTTATGTGAAAAGAGAAGATGTATTGCACACTGAAATATCGGGCAATAAATTCCGCAAGCTGAAATATAATTTGGAAGAAGCAAAACGTTTGGGTTTTACAAAGTTGCTAACTTTTGGCGGAGCGTATTCTAACCACATTGCAGCTGTTGCGGCAGCTGGGCGTGATTTTGGCTTTGAAACCATTGGCGTGATTCGTGGCGAAGAATTGCAAGAAAAATATACCAAAAACCCTACATTAAAAAAAGCTGAAAAAGACGGCATGCAGTTTCAATTTGTAACCCGAACACAATATCGCGAGAAAAATAACGGGGCTTATCTGGCAGATTTGAAGCAAAAATACGGAGATTTTTACTTGATTCCGGAAGGTGGCACCAATGATTTGGCGGTAAAAGGCTGTGAAGAAATTTTAACTTCAGAAGATAAAATGTTCGATATTATTTGTTGTGCCGTAGGGACAGGTGGAACCATTTCGGGCATCATCAACAGTTTACAACCGCATCAAAAAGCCATTGGGTTTCCGGCTTTAAAAGGCGATTTTTTACAAGAAGATATAAAAAAACACGCCAAAAACAGCCAGTGGAATTTGGTAACTGATTATCATTTTGGAGGTTACGCAAAGATAAATGATGATTTGAAACAGTTTATGAAACAATTTTTTAAAAAATATTTAATATCTTTGGATCCTGTTTATACATCGAAAGTATTTTTTGGTGTAATCGATTTAATATCAAAAGGTTATTTTAAATCTGATTCAAAAATATTAATAATTCATACGGGAGGTTTGCAAGGACTTCAATCTAATATCGCTGAAATATGA
- the hemL gene encoding glutamate-1-semialdehyde 2,1-aminomutase, with protein sequence MLYKRSSELFVEAIKYIPGGVNSPVRAFKSVGGTPIFIKKAIGAYLFDEDDKRYIDYINSWGPMILGHAYQPVVDAVIEKTKLGTSFGTPTAIETEIAKLAVSMVPNIDKIRFVNSGTEACMSAVRLARGYTKREKIIKFRGCYHGHSDSFLIAAGSGLSTFGVPSSPGVTKGTAQDTLLANFNDLNSVKELFEANKNEIAAIIIEPVAGNMGCVPPVNNFLQELRAICDKNGTLLIFDEVMTGFRLAKGGAQELFNVQADIVCFGKVIGGGLPVGAFAARAEIMDYLAPVGPVYQAGTLSGNPLAMAAGLAMLQAINNDTELFNRLEAKTAYLETGIRKVLTANNKTFTINRVGSMISIFFCENHVENYEDASKADTPEFRKFFHDLLERGIYIAPSSYETWFITDALSYEDLDETIQAINEATI encoded by the coding sequence ATGTTATACAAACGTAGCAGCGAATTATTCGTTGAAGCAATAAAATATATACCGGGAGGAGTTAATTCTCCCGTTCGTGCGTTTAAATCGGTAGGAGGAACGCCCATTTTTATTAAAAAAGCCATTGGCGCGTATCTTTTTGATGAAGACGATAAACGCTATATAGATTACATCAACTCGTGGGGACCAATGATTTTGGGTCATGCATACCAACCAGTTGTTGATGCGGTGATTGAAAAAACCAAGTTGGGCACATCGTTTGGTACGCCTACCGCCATTGAAACTGAAATTGCTAAACTGGCTGTTTCAATGGTGCCGAATATCGATAAAATTCGATTTGTAAACTCGGGAACCGAAGCATGTATGAGTGCGGTTCGCTTGGCAAGAGGATATACTAAACGAGAAAAAATCATCAAATTTCGCGGTTGTTATCACGGACATTCCGATTCGTTTTTAATAGCGGCAGGCAGTGGTTTATCAACATTTGGCGTGCCTTCAAGCCCTGGAGTTACCAAAGGAACTGCACAAGATACTTTGTTGGCAAATTTCAACGATTTGAATTCTGTAAAGGAATTGTTTGAGGCCAATAAAAATGAAATTGCAGCGATTATCATTGAACCGGTTGCAGGAAATATGGGCTGTGTGCCGCCTGTGAATAATTTTCTTCAAGAATTAAGAGCGATTTGCGATAAAAACGGAACGTTGTTGATTTTTGATGAAGTGATGACGGGTTTTCGCTTGGCAAAAGGTGGCGCACAAGAGTTGTTTAACGTACAAGCAGATATTGTTTGCTTTGGAAAAGTAATTGGTGGCGGTTTGCCTGTTGGTGCATTTGCTGCCCGCGCAGAAATTATGGATTATTTGGCACCAGTTGGACCGGTTTATCAAGCAGGAACATTATCGGGAAATCCGTTGGCAATGGCGGCTGGTTTAGCGATGTTGCAGGCAATTAATAACGATACCGAATTATTCAACAGATTAGAAGCAAAAACAGCGTATTTAGAAACGGGTATTCGTAAGGTTTTAACAGCCAACAACAAAACGTTCACTATAAATAGGGTAGGTTCTATGATTTCGATTTTCTTCTGTGAAAACCATGTTGAAAATTACGAAGATGCTTCAAAAGCCGATACACCTGAATTTAGAAAATTCTTTCACGATTTGTTAGAGCGCGGTATTTATATTGCACCATCAAGCTATGAAACTTGGTTTATTACCGATGCGTTATCGTATGAAGATTTAGACGAAACCATACAAGCAATCAACGAAGCCACAATATAA